A window of Streptomyces puniciscabiei contains these coding sequences:
- a CDS encoding SDR family oxidoreductase — translation MTQAIIIGGGSGMGLALARTLLAEGMDVTIVGRSADRLATAQAQLEPSGQGKISTIVADIAREEDVAALFAQVERVDHVAVTAADATGVYGRTADVATATARSVVATKLLGAWLVGKYAAGRVTDSITYTSGINAYRPNGSNTIMAAANGALASLACGLAIELAPVRVNVVSPGWVDTAIWNQLGMDKQAAFAELAERLPARRVGTPDDIAQAFSSVMHNGFITGTVLHVDGGHRIT, via the coding sequence ATGACTCAAGCGATCATCATCGGTGGCGGCTCCGGCATGGGCCTTGCCCTGGCCCGGACCCTGCTCGCCGAGGGCATGGATGTGACGATCGTCGGCCGATCCGCCGACCGGCTCGCGACGGCCCAGGCCCAACTGGAGCCTTCCGGGCAAGGGAAGATCAGCACCATCGTGGCCGACATAGCTCGGGAGGAGGACGTGGCCGCACTGTTCGCCCAGGTGGAACGAGTGGACCACGTGGCGGTCACCGCGGCGGATGCCACCGGCGTGTACGGCCGGACCGCCGACGTCGCCACCGCGACCGCTCGGTCCGTCGTCGCTACCAAGCTGCTCGGTGCCTGGCTGGTCGGCAAGTACGCGGCCGGCCGAGTCACCGACTCGATCACATACACCTCGGGCATCAACGCGTACCGGCCCAACGGGTCGAACACGATCATGGCCGCAGCCAACGGCGCGCTCGCTTCACTGGCCTGCGGGCTGGCAATCGAACTGGCGCCAGTGCGCGTCAACGTGGTCTCCCCTGGCTGGGTGGACACCGCCATCTGGAACCAACTCGGCATGGACAAACAGGCGGCCTTCGCCGAACTGGCCGAGCGCCTCCCAGCCCGCCGTGTCGGCACCCCCGACGACATCGCCCAGGCATTCTCGTCGGTCATGCACAACGGATTCATCACCGGAACCGTGCTGCACGTCGACGGAGGGCACCGCATCACCTGA
- a CDS encoding helix-turn-helix domain-containing protein, with the protein MAKFLRIRRGQIGPADVGLPTGPGARRTPGLRREELAALAGVSVDYYIRIEQGRETAPSDAVLSALARALRLTADEHAHLLGLADQVAGRTPRHRPADPRPASPGLQLLLESARPSPAYVLDEVNDVLAANPEGLALMPGLSDWPPAQRNTIRYTFLHAAARTLFADWDRVARNSVAHLHTAELSAPERTAALVDELSSAGSEFAALWRRHEVWVKRAGETAFRHPTIGLITLANEVLTPTGDAQRMLIYQAPPGTAEYDALLLLAMTTQDVRAP; encoded by the coding sequence ATGGCCAAGTTCCTTCGGATCCGCCGCGGGCAGATCGGCCCGGCCGATGTCGGGCTGCCCACCGGGCCGGGCGCCCGGCGCACACCTGGGCTGCGCCGCGAGGAACTGGCCGCGCTGGCCGGCGTGAGCGTGGACTACTACATCCGGATCGAGCAGGGTCGGGAGACCGCGCCCAGCGATGCCGTACTGAGCGCATTGGCCCGGGCCCTGCGCCTCACCGCCGACGAGCACGCCCACCTGCTGGGCCTTGCCGACCAGGTCGCCGGGCGGACACCACGCCACCGGCCCGCCGACCCGCGGCCGGCCAGCCCTGGCCTGCAACTGCTGCTGGAGTCGGCCCGGCCCAGCCCGGCGTACGTACTCGACGAGGTCAACGACGTGCTGGCCGCCAATCCTGAGGGTCTTGCACTGATGCCCGGGCTCAGCGACTGGCCACCGGCACAGCGCAACACCATCCGGTACACCTTTTTGCACGCGGCCGCGCGGACCCTGTTCGCCGACTGGGACCGGGTGGCCCGCAACAGCGTCGCGCACCTGCACACCGCCGAGCTGAGCGCGCCAGAGCGCACCGCCGCGCTGGTCGACGAACTGTCCTCGGCCGGCAGCGAGTTCGCCGCTCTGTGGCGCCGGCACGAAGTATGGGTCAAGCGCGCGGGTGAGACGGCGTTCCGGCACCCGACAATCGGCCTGATCACCCTCGCCAACGAGGTGCTCACACCCACGGGCGATGCCCAGCGCATGCTGATCTACCAGGCCCCGCCCGGAACGGCCGAGTATGATGCGCTGCTCC